A window of the Streptomyces sp. NBC_00250 genome harbors these coding sequences:
- a CDS encoding acylphosphatase: MSDDVRMTAWVRGRVQGVGFRWFTRANALEIGGLVGFALNLDDGRVQVVAEGARENCHRLLAWLHSADTPGRVDGVTEIWATPRGGYDGFAIR; the protein is encoded by the coding sequence ATGAGTGACGACGTTCGGATGACCGCGTGGGTACGCGGCCGGGTACAGGGAGTGGGCTTCCGCTGGTTCACCAGGGCAAACGCTTTGGAGATCGGCGGCCTCGTGGGCTTCGCCCTGAACCTCGACGACGGCCGGGTGCAGGTGGTGGCCGAAGGGGCGCGTGAGAATTGCCACCGTCTGCTCGCCTGGCTCCACTCCGCCGACACACCCGGGCGCGTGGACGGCGTCACTGAGATCTGGGCCACCCCGCGTGGCGGCTACGACGGCTTCGCCATCCGCTGA